A portion of the Phacochoerus africanus isolate WHEZ1 chromosome 5, ROS_Pafr_v1, whole genome shotgun sequence genome contains these proteins:
- the LOC125128025 gene encoding spidroin-1-like, protein MFGVGWSGAWARATPRGREPVRGSGRRHPAAPESTSGWGKGRVVGKSRVHREFLSLRGGLLEEAPSSRAGHSLLRGNASGARAQPGPLPRLRALPLGLGRGPPAPAEPRGGLWAGGCGALAAASGAVSPDLAGPRQAGGVRGGSGAGSRSSRGSGRSAAAEAAVAAPLEAGDVGEAVAAAAEAALRTRGKLLADRTPGRDVREPPLPPLNPRAELGSRGRPFAPPADEPAGAGRGREAGLGPSGAPGGGGRGAAASARRGGLEAAAMH, encoded by the coding sequence ATGTTTGGAGTCGGTTGGTCTGGGGCGTGGGCGAGGGCCACGCCGAGGGGTCGCGAACCCGTCCGGGGAAGCGGCCGGCGGCACCCGGCTGCTCCAGAGAGCACctcggggtgggggaagggaagggtcGTGGGGAAAAGTCGAGTTCATCGTGAGTTTCTGTCTTTGCGTGGAGGCCTCTTAGAGGAGGCGCCGAGCAGTCGCGCGGGGCATTCCCTGCTCCGGGGGAACGCCAGCGGCGCCCGCGCCCAGCCCGGCCCTCTCCCAAGGCTGCGAGCGCTCCCCCTCGGCCTGGGCCGCGGCCCGCCCGCCCCGGCGGAGCCGCGCGGTGGATTGTGGGCTGGGGGCTGCGGCGCCCTCGCGGCGGCCTCTGGAGCAGTCTCCCCGGACCTGGCCGGGCCGCGGCAGGCCGGCGGGGTGAGGGGAGGCAGCGGAGCAGGGAGCAGAAGCTCTAGGGGTAGTGGTCGCAgcgcggcggcggaggcggcggtAGCGGCTCCTCTGGAGGCCGGGGATGTGGGAGAGGCGGTGGCAGCAGCGGCGGAGGCGGCGCTGCGGACCCGGGGGAAACTGCTGGCTGACAGGACACCCGGGAGAGACGTGAGGGAGCCGCCGCTGCCGCCTCTTAACCCTCGAGCGGAGCTGGGCTCGAGAGGGCGACCCTTTGCTCCCCCGGCTGACGAGCCAgccggcgcggggcgggggcgggaagcCGGGCTCGGGCCCAGCGGGGCtccgggcggcggcggccgcggagCAGCAGCCTCGGCGCGACGTGGAGGGTTGGAGGCGGCGGCAATGCACTAG